In Pyrus communis chromosome 11, drPyrComm1.1, whole genome shotgun sequence, the sequence tttcaatttcaggtaCCATATTGATTGTGTGggccaatttcagggaccatcttgatggtgtggataaatttcagggaccatttgtgataaaaacccataaATCTTGTGGGGTCTATTTATgggccacatcagcacttaacagaattgtgacggaaggatcacattgatttgcaacacctatttttagggactacattgattgatttttaattttagtgaccatcttgatggtgagggtcaatttcatggaccatttgcgataaaaaccctccatttaattattcaatttaattattcaaatgaatgaatgaacTTGTGGATCTACAACCTCTACCCAGTTTACCATCCCATTCCCATTCCTAGTTGGACAATTAAAGTTCCCATctagttttaattatttgttagACGGGTataatttccttcttttttcccttttcaaGTTAAATGTGCCTTGAAATTGGATTTAAAGATGTTCTTGCTGCTTTATAGTATATGATATTCAAATCAAACACGATTTATCACAACTAACCTTCCATTGACCAAATTAAGATAAGtttcaaatcaaacaaattctGAATTAGAAGACCTTTGCCTTGCTTCTCTCCCCCAAAAttctactgctttatttcaaCCTCTGTTAACGAAAAAAAATTCTatcaaaaatttgaatttgtaaaatgaaaaaaataatataagaacTGGATTTTGCAAATGAAATCTATTGAACACACCTACGACTTAATAAACCAAAAGATGATTCAATGAAATTTTGTAAACATTGTCATTTATTGAAGACCGGTTtgattgattctgcaaaaatgatcgaggacgggttgaactgctgcaaaaatggtcgaagatgGGTACtgattctaaaaaaataatCGATGATGGATTGAATTGATTCTATAAAAACGGTTGAGGATAGGTTGGATTGATTCTGCAGAAACATTGAACTGCTTCAGCAAAAATAGTTGATGACGGGTTAAACTGATTTTACAAAAACGGTCGATGACAGGATgaaatgattatgcaaaaatgttGAACTCATTTTGCAAAAATAGTCAAGGACGGGTTGAACTAATTTAGCAAAAATGGTCAAGGATGGGTTGAACTGCATTGACCTGATTCTGCAAAAACGATTGAGGACGAGTTGAACTAATTCTACAAAAATAGTTgaggacgggttgaactgattctgcaaaaatggttaaGGATAGGTTAAACTAATTCTGTAAAAATGGTCAAGGATAGGTTGAATTGCAGGAGGACAAGTTGAACTGGTTCTACAAAAATGGTCAAGGACAggttgaactaattctgcaaaaatggtcgaggactGATtaaattgattctgcaaaaatagtcgacgatgggttgaactgattctgcaaaaatggtcgaggacaagttgaattgattctgcaaaaattgtCGATGAATAattgaactgattctacaaaGATGGTCAAGGATGGGTTGAAGTGATTCTAGTAATAAAGAATACGAATTGATTCTGCATATAGTTTCAAAACTGATTCTGTAGAAATAATCGAGGATGGATTAAGCTTATGGCATGTTAATTTTGTTGAAGTTGTGAGGGCTGAGTTTTATTAACAACCCTAAAGCCTTAAGGGTATGGCTagtattttaaaacattgtttcTATATTTTTGGTCTGGgctttagttgtttttatgtttttgtctcTCCTTGACACGTTTAAAAACTAGTGGAGTTTCTTGAAATATAGTAAAAGTTTTTGTCTTTGTATATAAAGCTCCCTTAAAGAAAAGTCTttctagttttcaaaatttttaactaattttttttagccTTGTTGAGAGAGTTCTCTGACACACTAGTTGGTCCTAGCATTTTTATTATAAGCATGTTAGGGCATGTAAAGAGAAACAAATTTGTAAGGAATGAGTATCATTCTTATTCTTTTGTCTAGTAACAACGAAATGATTTAGTTCTACGGTCTAGTGGTGTTAACCAAAAGCCCAAGGCTATGTAAAATGCAAAGGTTGTTATAGATAAATTAGTATACCAATTGGATATTCCTCAATGTAATCTTTATATATGTAGGACTCTTGTTGATATTATTTGTATAAATTGTAACGTGTTGATTAATGATGTATAACACATTCAAACAATCTCTCTCTAGTCTGCACATTTCCCTTCACTGGTTCTTCagtttctacatggtatcatcTTTCTCGAGCTTCAACACTTCTTAACTGATCCTTATTCCCTACCATGTATTTTTCTACCCTTTCTGGCCACAACGTTGCACAATTTCTAGAACTTACAGGGGCTAACTACCTGAATTGGCTTCGTCAAATCAAGCATTTCCTCATCAGTCAAGAGTTGTGGAAATTCATTTATGGCTCATCACCCCCACTGCCTCCTACTATTGCAACTGCTCCTCCCAGTTCTACTTCTGACTCTGATGTCTCATTTGGCTCCACCCCCATTGCTCTCTCCTTTGTGGTCCCTAACCTTGCACACACCAAGTGGTATCAATAAGATcaaggctttttagtcaaaatggtccatgagatttacataacacatcattttggtccctgagattgaaaatcaatagaaatggtccctgagattgtccaccatccattattttggtcattccgttaaaaagtCTGTTAAGTGTCCTGGAGCTCTTGGctgaaagtttgggcaattttcaaaacttcataactcaatcgtttcttaaccaaattcaacccataatatatcaaaatgaagataggaaagtgtagaacaagattatacccaTTTAGAAGCCTAATGGTTgctggagatggccggaaatagcctgaaaggtgactggtcagGGGGAAAACTAGACAACTCGCCGAAAACTGAGTAAATTTTAAACGCTCTTAACTTCTTcgatactcaacaaaatcgagtgattcaaacatgaaaatcatacttctcaacgagacgaagagaatatTACATTTCTAGACGGCTAATTCGCCATGGCTTGGCCGAAAAATGGCTCAAACGTGACTAACTCGAGACCAAGACAACCACTTTTGAGTCATTTTCCAACCAAACCACGGTGATTTAGCCGTCAAGAAAGGTACCATCCTCTTCGTCTCATGGTACCATGCTCTTTgtctcatcgagaagtatgattttcgttttttaatcactcgatttcgctgagtattgaagaagttatgaacgtttaaaatttacccagttttcggctaattttccagtttttctgTGAACCAGTCACCTTTTAGggtattttccggccatctccagcaaccattgggcttccaaatattataggtcgaatttggttaagaaacgattgagttacgaagctttgaaaattgcccaaactttcggcCAAGAGCTCTGAAACacttaacggaatgaccaaaataatggatggaggacaatctcagggaccatttctattgattttcaatctcagggaccaaagtgatgtgttattcaaatcttagggacgattttggctaaaaaatcATATGATCAACTTGTTGCAAGCTATATCACCTCCACACTTACAGAACCTGTCCTTGCCTTGATCGTGTGTTATGATTCTGGCAAAGCATTTTGGGAGTGCTTGGAACAGCACATCTCGTAGAAATTTGTTACCAACGCTGTTAATTTGCGTTTCCAGTTGCTTAACCTTCATAAAGCACTCACTCTGTACCAGAATTTCTTTAACACACCAAAAACTTGGCAGACAAACTAGCTCACATCGGCCAATCTATTCCCAACAATGACTTAGTCCTCATAGTGCATTGTGGACTTGTTCCTGAATACCGGATATTGTTTACCACTGTTATCAATTCATCCCCATTGTCGTCCTTCACTGAACTGAATTCCAAGATTGTGGCTTTTGATCTCCAAAACCCACATTCCTCGAATTTTCCTACATCTTCCTAGACGACCCTCCTCGCCACTCATTAGCCACTTCCATCCCAGGGTCGCGGCAACCCCTCCAACAATTCTAATTGCGGCGACTAGCAGGGGAATCGCCCCCACGACGGCAACCCAAGGCATCACTCCAACAATGACAGAAACTAGCGACCCATAGTCAAAATCAGTGGGgtgaaaatcatcaaaattggaatCTGCCCCCTCAATGGAATGGCCCAAACCGTGGCAGCGGCAATTGGAATGACCCTCTCCAAACTGGAACGCACCCTCTAATGAGCTATTGGGCTCAGGACCAATTCTCAATTGTTCCCAACTTGTTCTATTCAACAGCACTTGGGCCAAAACTGCCTTCATAGGTATGGTGGGCCAGAATCGTTTCCTCCTTTTGCAGGTTCTTAAGTTGTCAAGTACCCTGATCTGACATGGTACCTGGACAGCGGTGCAACCCATATATGATTGGTGATCCAAGCACTCTCCAACACCCACAACATTACAATGGTAATAACTCGGTTCAATTGGATATGGTGACCATCTTAGCATAATGTCAACTGGTATTATTCTTATATCACTCAACTCtcacttttttcttcttaaaaatgtttttcttgttcTCTATTCGCAAGAATCTTTTATTTGTCGCTAAATTTACTACTGATAATAACGTTGTTTTATGTTTCTTTGCACAATTTGATCGTATCTATGATTTACGCTCTAgctcactcttttttttttcaaggccCATGTAGAGATGGTTTATATCCATTGTCACTTCTGTCTCCTAAAGCACTTACTGCCCTTTTCACTATTTGGCACTAGTGACTTGGTTAACTGTCATTTAGGTTTTACTCTAGGTTCTAAGTTTTCatcttctattttctcaaacaaaaacaaaacaaaaaaaaaaaaaaaaaaagtttccatCTGCTAATTTTTGTAAAAGTTGTGCGTTGAGTAAATCAACTCATTccatttgcattaaataaagaACGTGCATCTGTTCCAATTTATTTAATACGTTCTGATGTTTAGATGTCTACTGTTGATTCCATTTCTAGATTTCATTATTATGTGCTTTTTACAGATGATTATCCTCGTTACATATGAATTTATCCAATGAAAAAGATATCCGAAGTTTTCCATCATTGTCAAACTTTTGTGGCCGTGGTTAAAAATATATTCAACTCACACATTAAATTTTTCCAAAGTGATGGTGGCACTAGTATGTCAACAACTCAATGTCTGGCTTTTGTCATCTTCTTGATATTCAGCAAAGTTTTTTGTGCCCTCATACGCCACAATAGAATGGGTTAGTTTAGGACAAACATTGTCTTATTGCTAACATGGTGCATGCTTTGCTTATCGCAGCACATACCCTACACTCTCTATGGGTAAAGGCAACGCTCACATCCGTTTATCTCATCAATACACCATACTCCCCCTTCCCTGTTATTTGGTCGATCACCTTCTTATTCATCTACCCACCTCATGGTAACTCTCACTCGAGATGGCACTCGTCGGTAGAACTACTAGGTATCCCTTACCTCATGCCTTATAAATTTCTTTGTCTACTGATGAGCCTACATGTTTTTCTCAGGCTGTTTGTAAATAGGAATGGCACGATGCCAGGGCCGAAGAGATAAATGCATTATTACAAAATCAAATATGGGTCTTAGGTGCAGTTTGGGATTgaggtgattaaaaaaaaactggtatGAAAAAACGTTGGGAGGGTTTTtggtgtttagtaaactttcaAAAGCAGCTTTATCTCAAAGTTTGGGGTGAAAAGAAGCCCAAAACATGAAGCTACAAATAGCAGCTTtcaaaaacagcttattttttaaaacaagaGTGAACAGTGGTgtgtttaatgaaattttcaacaACCCAAAATTGCCCTCATTTCCCTCTCCCCTTCAGCTCTCGCCTTCAGCACTCTCGCATACCCGACCGAACCAGGAAAACAACTCTCTCGTTCTCTCGTTCTCTCGTTCCAAAAACCAGCaatctttctctttctccagGTTTCTTCAGGTTCTTTTGGTAAGCTTCTCTTGtaaaaattttttatttatttgtttggatttttcaatTTGGGGATGAAGGATTGAGAGGGAAAGAGGGGTGGGAAGAGCAAAGGGATGAGGGTATGGGTGTCGAGAAAAACAATTGGGGATGGAGGGTGGggaaaaaattaattggggaaGGTGATATGGTTTGTGGAAAAAATTGATTgggaaaaaattaattaggaaaaaaaaattaggtttgtggaggaaacaagaaaaattaagagaGAAGTTTGATTACTTCTCTATTCATTTTTTTAGAAGGTCTGCTTCTGATTTGGGTTTAGGTAAGGGATAATTTCTTATAAAGCTTTGCTCTGCTTCTGATTTGTGAACTGTGCTTCTGATTTGTCATGCGTCTCTTGCGATTCAGCTCACCCCTCAGGTTAGTGCTCGTATCTTATCTCTCTCTTAGTATGCTAtcgtgttttatattttttttttctgaattctTCATTTATGCtatgtgtctttttttttttttcttctgaattcTTCATTCCACCATTACATGAAACTTGGTTATGGAGAGTTTCTGAGTTCTCCTGCAAACTTGGTTTGGTAGTTGTCTAACAGATCACCATTATAGTGAGCATTACACTTTTGCCAACTGTGTCTATTATGGTATGTGTGTGTTGTTGGTTTACCGCAAATAAAACTAGCATTACTCCCGCAATCGAGCTCTATCTTAAATGGTGATGGCCAAGCTTATATATGTCATTGTTGTAGCTACTACAGATACATCGATGTAGACGCATATAGTTATGGTACAAACATAAATGTACCAGCTGGAAAATGGATGCACACCATAGTTTCCAGTGTAAAGTCATGTTAATGAGATGTGTACTGTTTAGCTAGCCAAATGTCTTCGGCAACAGATGCAAGGAAAACTAGTATGTACTTTAGAAGTAAACATAAGCTTAGATAACGGTTTTATCTTAAATTAGTCTGTCACGTACAAATAGAATTTAgggattaatttttatttaaatcttTGAGTCATGGTTGTGTTTTCGTTTGTGGTTTTCATTCGGTTTCTTTTCAAACAATGCAATGCAATGCATGTATGCCTAAACAGAACCATAAGTGGTGTACCATTTGCTTACAGGGTTTTGCTATGATTGTAGAATAACTATGCATTTTCGAACATGGAACCGTTCTCATACTATGGAACCTTTCCTTAGTTGTATTTTGACTTCtttaaattataaatataaatagtagtTGTAACTTATCATTATTCAATGAAATGAAGTCATTTCTCAATAGCATTAACTAGTAATTTTCGATTTCATCATGCACCATAgcatttatcatcatcatcTCTTTGTTTGTTTAGTAGGAGAAAATGTGTTGTATTTCCTTTAGCTAgatccagttttttttttagtaaggAGAAAATGTCCTTGCCCATTCTCATACAAACCTGCTATTTCTCCCGAATTATGCTACAAAATCTTGCTCTTTATGCTATATAGGTCTACTTGTTTTAAACTAATAACGACCTTTGGTTGGAAACTGATCTATTGTGGACAGTAGAATTCCATCTTGAGACTGGCTAGGCCAAACTTTTTGAACCCAAACTGTGATGTAATCTTTTGTAGTTGTATGTGGATCGTTTATTGGTTATTTCTTGGTTATATTACAATATCATTTGTTCttgttttaatatatatgtatatatatatatatgtatgtatatatacaaatcAATAGTTGGTATCGATGGCAAAGAAAGGGGCATCTTCGTCAAATCCTGTAGCTACATGGAATGCCCACAATATATCTATATTTTGTGATGTTTGCATCAAGGAGGTTGAGGCCGAACATTGTCCGGGCACTCACTTTGACAAAGATGGATATGCAAATATTAGAGCTAACTTCAAGGCAGAGACAGGGCATGATTATGAAAGAAATCAACTAAAAAATAAGTCAGATGCCCTTAAAAATGAGTGGAAGTTGTGGAAAGAGCTAGTTGGTAAAGAAACTGGCCTAGGGTGGAATTCGAGTAAGGGTATCATTGATGCCTCTGAGGAGTggtataataataaaattcaggtttgtgtatttatcttttaatatgtaTTATGATATCATGCAATATGTATTAACCATATTCTTTCTTACTTGAAGACAAACAAAGAATATGGAAAattgcgaaaaaaaaaaaaaggcattagTTCTGAGATGGAGGATAAGCTAGATAGGATGTTCTTGAGTACAGTTGTTACCGGTGAACATGCATGGGCACCTTCATCTAGAGTACTACCACCAAAGTCAAGAGAGGAATTTGTAAGACAAATTGATTCATATGATGAGGAAGAAACTGATACTATGCAGGATCTAAGGCAAGCAAGAAGGAAGGGAAAAAACAGAGCAGCTAACCAAGGAGAATTGCGAAAAAAGAAGGTTaataagaaagggaaaaaattTGGAGGTGCTACAAAACTTTGTGATCAAATTGACCGTTTTGTTGTAGCTTATGAAACTAGGAGTTCTACAAACTCATTGATGAGGTCGCTGCATATATGTAATAGTATTCCGGAAGTGTTAGCGGTCGTTGCACAATTGCCTGGTTGTGAGCCACTTAGCGAGTTATGGTTGTTTACTACATGTTTATTTTGTTCTGCAAAGAAGCGATAGGTGTTTACCACGATGCAAGATCCTGAAGTCCAGCTGACTTGGTTGAAATATATGTTCAACAAAGAACAATAAGAAGCTATAACTATGAATTAGGACTTTGTGTGGTTTGTACTTTGCATTAAGACTATGTGTTGAATGTTGCTCGTATTTTGTGTTTATTGAAtgttggattatgatttcttgttaaacGTTGGATTGACTTGTTCTCGAATGTCGGATTATGACTTCTTAGTGATTGCTGGATTATGACTTGTGGAATTTTGAATTATGTGTTAGGTTACAGGTACATTCAATATGAACACCTCTAATGATGATGTTGAGGAGTTGGAGGATGGTCTAATTATATGCACTGTAGCGAGAGCTGttgaaatatattatttaaaatatgtccACAAAACTCCATGTATGAATTCTTCCCATACAGGTAATATTTGGTTGATGGAAGTACTACAAGGAAATGATGTGCGATGCTATACAATGTTTAGGATGAACAAAGATGTCTTTTATAGATTATCCAATGACTTGCAAACTAATTATGGATTGAAAGGTTCAAGGAAAATGAATGCAACTGAAATATTAGGAATGTTCTTGCATATGTTGGGACATGGTGTGAAAAATAGATTAACTCAAGAGAGATTTCAACATTCTGGTGAGACTGTTAGTAGATATTTTGGTGCTATGTTGGATATCGTATGTAAGATGGCAATAGATATTATCAAAGCGATGGATTTATAGTTTCGTGGCATTCCCCAAGAAATAAGGAGAGATACAAGATACATGCCTTATTTTAAGGTAAAGTTTGACTCGTCTTCTAACTTATTTGCAAACTATAAGTGTAGGTTGACGGTTTTCTTCTATGTCATTATTTTTAGGATTGTATTGGTGCCGTAGATGGAGTGCATGTTAAGGCTTCAATACCACCTCCGGATCAAGTTCCATACATTGGTAGGAAAGGAATACCGACTCAAAATATTATGGCTGCATGTAATTTTGACATGCAATTCACATTTGATTGTGCCAGATGGGAAGGCACTGCACATGATACAAGGGTTTTTCTATCTGTACTACGGaatccaaatttaaaattttctaagCCTCCAAATGGTAAtcttcatacttttattataaCATTTTACATACTTACTTTGTATAATTAttacaatacaaaacaaaattttcaattgtcaGGAAAATATTACTTGGTAGATGCGGGGTACCCACAAAGGAGAGGTTATTTGGGACCATATAAAGGTGAAAGATATCATCTCCCAGACTTTTGTAGGGGTGCCGAACCAACAGGTCATAAAGCGGTATTCAACCACaggcattcttctcttaggAGCATCATTGAACGAACTTTTGGAGTatggaagaaaagatgggcAATTTTAAGGGATATGCCTAATAACCGGTTCAATAAGCAAGTGAAGATTGTCATTGCTATAATGGCTCTTCATAACTACATACGGAGGTATTCTAAACGTGATCGTCATTTTGATGACCCCAGGGACTTTTGTGAAGAGAGCGAtagtagtgatgatgatgatgatgaatatcaaaattatcaaattgaaggatcacatgagatagaggtattaagaaatagaatagcaacaagtttgatgaatgcatctaattagactactttcaagtacattaacaatattgtaaTAATGAATCCTAGATATTCaatctaaaatatttcaattgaagtagtttgtcatactaattaatatttaaaataaagtttataaatatttttcttctaaaaataaagtatatttagtaattcacttttatttgttaaaaaaattaaattagtagcacatctagtattataccttttttggtcatttcacacagtcacagctgttttacataaaagtttaccaaacactatcatactgctttttttttttttttttttttccaaaagcacttttacaaaaaagtttaccaaacactttgctgctttatttcacagccacttattctcacagcacagctgcttattcttacagcagttttttttcaaagcacagcaataccaaaatAGCCCTTAGTTCCTCCATCTGCACACTAAAATAAAGTGGCCTGCAAATGGGTGTTCCGAATCAAGCAAGCACCCCATGCATGGTTCCATCGGTTCAATTTCTTTATCCTACGTTATGGATTTATTCAAAGTTATGCAGACAGTTCCCTTTTTATTTATAGGCATCGCTCTCATATTATCATCATATTGTTATACGTGGACGATATCGTCCTAACAGGTAGTCACTAACCTACCTTGCAGCGTTTCATCACCCATCGCATCACGACTCTCAATCTCAAAGATCTTGGATAGCTGAATTATTTCCTAGGACTTCAAATTACATGAACAACAGTTGGGCTTTACGTTTAATAGGCTAAATACATCACAGACCTCTCTCCCGTGCGAAGATGTTGGACTGCAAACCTAACAGCGCACACATCAAACAAGTGGTATCGGCATACATAGAAGACCCCTTATCCTCTCCTGCAGAATatttgttggagaacaatttataaacagtaaaaataacagaaatacttatactttattattcaaaaatagttgcaatacagaatgcaattacacaataattacaaaaaattaaaatgacactaacttgaatgaattgaaggtagagactagcgcaaacgctatgtccttcgaacagtatttccgtcccactcgtgtgcttgtggttctacaatgtctgctcgaccaggatacaactacctaattctacaacccgcactggattatagaactctagcgaattgctttgtgtatttactctctggaaattttgtacggaagacaagaaggaagaaaatattattttttatggaaCTAAGGACTCTAGTTATATAGGCTCCTTCATACCTGttcaaacaccttttggatgtatctgaagctatacaactctttccaaagagatacaactctttccaaagagttgtgtctattaatcaaaatatttttaattaatttaattaaaaacttaattcgaaattaaaaataattgatcagattaattttaattccttggccccaagtgccccaaggcccttgtctttattaattaatattaatttatattaatattatagtataatcatcaagcctaatccacacaattagtggcccaaacctcaatcctcattccaaatggtccaaattctaattactaagaagaagaaataagcctatataaaggctagtgaaaaTCCACTGTTGCCCGATGTGGGACAAGAAGGGTCTCAAAACTCctacaataccccacatttgagaCAACTCTTTGGTCCTAGAAACACTAAGATACAAGAGTAAATAATAGATGTGACATACATCAGGAGATGTGTCTTTTGAACTTGAACCTACCTTAGTATatacttatcggatttactAGATGACGCAGTGAATATaaaatcttgaactgttcatcTCCGTAACAAACCAAGACAATAAGCAAAACATATATCACACCAACACATTGCAAATTCATACGTTTGTGctcattttggtcctgaacaaatcctgaattcatgagagctttagagaatgTAGCCATATAATTCTCATAAATGCGACCCCACATTTACTCTCATATAGGTGATATTGATTAAGAATGGGTTGCTACTATTCCACCTGATTTACAAGTATCAATATCATTAAACTAATGTATCCTACACCATCAGCAGTCACCACACTTCTTCCTTCATAGGAATGGGTATGTAAGTGTGATTCTTCTTGAATCTAGCcaaaccagtttgcctattgaacctagaccatgggatctccaatcaactagGTTAGGTTTCCGTTTGGCAGTTTCATTTTACACTATTGGCTTTAAACCCATGCCCCTCGATGTATGCTTAACTTGCTCTCTAGACAAACCTTTAGTAAGCGGATCC encodes:
- the LOC137749577 gene encoding uncharacterized protein, translated to MAKKGASSSNPVATWNAHNISIFCDVCIKEVEAEHCPGTHFDKDGYANIRANFKAETGHDYERNQLKNKSDALKNEWKLWKELVGKETGLGWNSSKGIIDASEEWYNNKIQTNKEYGKLRKKKKGISSEMEDKLDRMFLSTVVTGEHAWAPSSRVLPPKSREEFVRQIDSYDEEETDTMQDLRQARRKGKNRAANQGELRKKKVNKKGKKFGGATKLCDQIDRFVVAYETRSSTNSLMRSLHICNSIPEVLAVVAQLPGCEPLSELWLFTTCLFCSAKKR